From Peromyscus maniculatus bairdii isolate BWxNUB_F1_BW_parent chromosome 8, HU_Pman_BW_mat_3.1, whole genome shotgun sequence, a single genomic window includes:
- the Tob1 gene encoding protein Tob1: MQLEIQVALNFIISYLYNKLPRRRVNIFGEELERLLKKKYEGHWYPEKPYKGSGFRCIHVGEKVDPVIEQASKESGLDIDDVRGNLPQDLSVWIDPFEVSYQIGEKGPVKVLYVDDNNENGCELDKEIKNSFNPEAQVFMPISDPASSVSSSPSPPFGHSAAVSPTFMPRSTQPLTFTTATFAATKFGSTKMKNSGRSSKVARTSPINLGLNVNDLLKQKAISSSMHSLYGLGLGSQPQPQQQQQQPSQPPPPPPPPQQQQQTSALSPNAKEFIFPNMQGQGSSTNGMFPGDSPLNLSPLQYSNAFDVFAAYGGLNEKSFVDGLNFSLNNMQYSNQQFQPVMAN; the protein is encoded by the coding sequence ATGCAGCTTGAAATCCAAGTAGCACtaaattttatcatttcataCTTGTACAACAAGCTTCCCAGGAGACGCGTCAACATTTTTGGGGAAGAGCTTGAAAGACTTCTTAAGAAGAAATATGAAGGGCACTGGTATCCTGAAAAGCCATACAAAGGATCAGGGTTTAGATGTATACATGTAGGGGAGAAAGTGGACCCAGTGATTGAACAAGCATCCAAAGAGAGTGGTTTGGACATTGATGATGTTCGTGGCAATCTGCCACAGGATCTTAGCGTTTGGATCGACCCTTTTGAGGTTTCCTACCAAATTGGTGAAAAGGGACCAGTGAAGGTGCTCTATGTGGATGACAATAATGAAAATGGATGTGAGCTGGATAAGGAGATCAAAAACAGCTTTAACCCAGAGGCCCAGGTTTTCATGCCCATAAGTGACCCGGCCTCCTCAGTGTCCAGCTCTCCATCGCCTCCCTTTGGTCACTCTGCTGCTGTCAGCCCTACCTTCATGCCCCGGTCCACTCAGCCTTTAACCTTTACCACGGCCACGTTTGCTGCCACCAAGTTCGGCTCCACCAAAATGAAGAACAGTGGGCGTAGCAGCAAGGTAGCGCGTACTTCTCCGATCAACCTCGGCCTGAATGTGAACGACCTCCTGAAGCAGAAAGCCATCTCTTCCTCAATGCACTCTCTGTATGGGCTGGGCCTGGGCAGCCAGCCtcagccgcagcagcagcagcagcagccatccCAGccgccacctccaccaccacctccacagcagcagcagcaaacctCTGCTCTGTCTCCCAATGCCAAGGAATTCATTTTTCCTAATATGCAGGGTCAAGGTAGTAGTACCAATGGAATGTTCCCAGGTGACAGCCCCCTTAACCTCAGTCCTCTCCAGTACAGTAATGCCTTTGATGTGTTTGCGGCCTACGGAGGCCTCAACGAGAAGTCTTTCGTAGATGGCTTGAATTTTAGCTTAAATAACATGCAGTATTCTAACCAGCAATTCCAGCCTGTTATGGctaactaa